Within the Vigna angularis cultivar LongXiaoDou No.4 chromosome 10, ASM1680809v1, whole genome shotgun sequence genome, the region CAAGGAAAGAGGATAAGACATCATCGTATCATATCGTAGAGTTTGAAAACTTTGGTACTGTAATATAAGAACATGACCCACGACAGCGAACCATGCAAGATATTTTGCATTCTCATGTAACTTTTCCTGAAAAGGATGCAAGATACTTATATTTCAACATAAAGTAGATCTTTTAAGATTTCATTTTCTAactttgtttttgtcttttaatattaaatctaAACTTTTAAAGTATTAATGTAATTTGGTCATTTGTTAGTAATGtagtaataatattatatatgtcatgtgtcatttttgttttatattttttattttgtaatttaaaaatattattcacgTGTCAGTTAATAATTTTGTGTAATATGATAATAGTAATATCACGTATTAGTATCGAAATTAAGTTTCATTGTCATATATTCAATTcagtatatatatttattatattgtttaattttttaaataaaataattttgtttttttaaattaaaatcaaatttaattttatacaaatgttataatgatatttataataaatatttttaaaattatttttaaactaactctaactttattattaaaaatataattatttgatttaagaTTGAatcttttatatgtaatttttcattttgttactCTACTTATTATCAAGGAATCTAGTTATAAAAAGagctaataaaatatttaaaaaattaagtttatttaatttatattttacattaaatttttttaattttaaatttatttgtattgatattttattgcaccatactttaatattattttttatttgaattcatATTCCaaataatagtatataaatttataaaataaattagcagtataacatttaataatttctacgaattgatttaaaaataattccagaaatatttaataaaaatgtaaatgttaataaaacagttattataacatttatatacaaatttaatttaattttaatttggaaaaggataaaattgttctatttaaaaaaaacttaattgaaccaaaataataaatataaagattaaaatgaatataagataATAAAAGATACTATTGACAGGTGACACTGTCACTACAACATTATGACAATCATGGTGacgatttaaaaaaaaaattaaagagaaacAGAAAGAAACAAGAATTAACATATGACATATGTAATTTTATTGCAATACTCAAGAAAATTATcaatttacattaattttttaaattgagatcCGAATGAGTAAAAATAAAACTGGGAAACCAACTTGAAAATCTCTAGTTTGACATTTTGTAAACATTAAACTGATATTCTATTAGTTAAAAAGCAAAAAAGCAGACCAAGTGTATTAGATGAATTGTCATAATGTTACAAATACACGAGTTTTGTATAATATCACAAAATCAAAGATATATTTGTGTTGTCAATCTACATTCTTGATGAATGAAATGAGTGAATGAATTAGAAAAAGATGAGTATGAAAGAACAAAGATAGATAAaagttgagaaagaaaaaaaagtttattggTGAAGAAGAATGTTATATTGAACTTGAATCAAGGGCACTTTGGTTTTCCATTTTTGGATTTCCAGTTGTTATAACATGGACATTCTTTCTTGTTACCGTAAGTTCCAGACGGAACACATAAACATTTTTCACAACACAAATTACAATAGGTGAGACACCTCTTCTTAACCCAAGTCTTTGAACAACGATAGTCACATTTTCTTGGACATTCTGAAATAATTCATGTAACACATTTCAATTcataatattcaatttaaatCCTAATTTATCATCTTTTGAAAATTTCATCAAAACAAATACCTTTTGGTGTAAGAGATCCTTCGCTACCACCCTACAagagaaaaaatttataagCAACACTTTCATATGTTGTACCAATAATCTTAAAAGACTTAGAAATATAagtatatgttaagaaatgaacttttaagcataaatcaatctCACAAAATTAACTTACAAGATGAAATTTGCATATACTTTATATTGTTAATTGGCTTTGTTTCTAAAAGcataaaaagaaacataaacaTGACTCACATAAGCAATGTGAGTGACAAAAGTCATGACAAGAAAGAGAATAAAGACGTATATAAATTTAGTCATAGTGCTTGAGTAGAGGGATCTTATAAGAAAATGAATGAGTCAAAAGACTACGGAGGTGGATGAGTTATATAAAGCCTAGACCCTCCTAATTCAATTTGATAATTATGCATTTTGTCTCTATTCACATTAATATATTAGTGTCATCTCATTAATGGATAGTTAAATAGATATTCAATGTTTTAACTTCTTTATTAAGTATACCTCTTCGTATcctattttataactttttaatccAAGTCAATGATCTTATAACGCaaatagttaattaatattttgttgttgttcatataaatatatattttcaagataattttttttttcaaaataactcaTTAACATTCTAATGCACGCTAAGGTGTCATTGGGCCGTTATAAGGAAAGGTAAAAATCCATAAGCCCATcacaactagtataaataaaggtttcaGGTATGACTTCGGACCAGATTGCACACGCTTCATATTATGCATTACCTGCATCTATTGTTATAACTGTTCGGTCATTTTATTGACTTGAACGTCGGATCACCTTTAACAGGTATGCCCCCATCTGGCTTGGAGAAGGAGGGAGAGTGAGCTACGTCCGACAAGTCTTCAACACCTGTCCGCCACAAGAATCGTTCGCTTCAACGTTCGTCCAGCTCCTAACGTCCGCCCGCTTGGAGCTACGTCTGACAAGTCTTTGACACCCGTCCGCTACAAGAATCGCCCGTCAGCTTCAACGTTCATCCAAAGCGCAACGTCCGTCCGCTTGGAGCTACGTTCGACAAGTCTTCGACACCCGTCCGCTACAAGAATCGCCCGTCCGCTTCAACTTTCATCTAGCTCCCAACGTCCGTCCGGTTGGAGCTACGTTCGACAAGTCTTCGGCACCCGTCCGCTACAAGAACCACCCGTCCGCTTCAATGTTCGTCCAACTCCCAATGTCCGTCCGCTTAGAGCAGCGTCCGCCTGGTCTTCAACCTGAAGTGCTTTGAACAACGTTTGTCCGTCCGGTCTTTAACGTCCACCCAGTCTTTAATACAACCAGGAATGTTTTAGTAGGGGACCTCCAAACCTTACCGGAAcacactattttaaattttgttcctACGCTAATGTCACtggaaaaatattataatattctaAGTCttgaaataatgataaatatgagtattaatctaaaataattataggaGTTCATGAAGAAAAGACGAAGGGTGTTTCTCCTGCACCTTCCCATCTTTCTTCCTGTACCtccaattttcttaaaaatgcAAATTTGTCCTCTAGTGAATGCTTTTTACCTTAgataaaaagtttgaaaaattcaaacttCCAATTTGACAGAGATTCCCTTTGACTAAGATTCTCTTTGACTAAACCTAAAAAACCCTAACCTCTCTGCACTCACTATTACTTTGCTCTCAAAAGTCGCAACACTCCCCTCAGCTTCATCCTATTTCTATCTTCCACCTCCTTCCCCTGCGTCCTATTTCTATCTACATCTAGTGCAAGGTTCCTTCAGTGGTTGAAGTTGTTCGGGTTCGTGGTTGATTTGCATTAAAAGTTGATCCTGGAGTGGTTAGAATACTCAATAATCAAGAATGGGTAACCTCAAATTAAATAGTGTCTAGGGTTAGATTATTGAGAGACTAAACTTGTTTTAGTCATATTGACTAGAGAACcagaaataatattaatactcATTGTAACAATAAGTAATGCTAATACTCGTTATAACTAGAAACGGTGAGAATACTCGGTTAAATCTTAAAAAGGCTAAACTGGAAGTGGATGTGTTGTTTAGGAGATCaggagtgatgtaaaaatacATGATTAGGAGTGGATAAACTCGATCTAGACAATAGTCTATGAATATTGATGTAGTTTACTTAGATGAGTTGGCATGAATATATTAATGTGAATAgatacaaaaatcataattatcaAATTGAAATAGAGTGAGGATATTTGTCTATATAACTCCTCTGTTTATGTGGCTTTTGACTcacttaaattttgtttcattttggaaaaatatttcttaagtCAAATAATATGACTAACTTTGTGtgcatctttatttttcttttcgcCATGGCTTTTGTCACTCAACTAGCTTATATAAGTCATATTTTTAtgtttccttttatattattttgaaagtttcatatttattaaaaagtcaattcaaactatataaatagatatgaattttattttataattttattttataaaattgagttatacttaaactttatttcttaatatatatctatatttcAAAGTCTTTTAAGATTATTGGTATATAGGAAAATGTTGCTTATAAAGTTTCTCTATTGTACATGTACAGTGTGGTGGCAAAGGATCTGTTACACTAAAAGGTATTTgttttgatgaaatttttgACAGAtgataaattacaatttaaattgaatcttatgaattgaaatttgttacATGAATGATTTCAGAATGTTCGAGGAAATGCGATTATCGTTGTTCAAAGAGTGCAGCTCAGAAGATGTGTCTCAACTACTGTAATTTGTGTTGTAAAAAATGTTTATGTGTTCCGTCTGGAACCTATGGTAACAAGGAAGAATGTTCATGTTATAACAACTGGAAAACCAAGAATGGAACACCTAAGTGTCCCTAATTCAACTTCAATATAATATTCTTATTCACCAAcaatttcttttgttctttcatcctcatcttcttttaattatttcacaCATTCCGTTCATCAAGAATATAGATCGATAACACATATATACGTTTGATTTCGCGAGATTATACAAAAACTCATGTTTATAAAGTTACAACAATTCATCTAATACATTTGGTTAGCTTTGTTTAACTAATACATTGTCAGTTTAATGTTTACAAAATCtcaaactaatatatattcAAGGAGATAATAAAAGTtagtgaaaaaatataaaaattcaaaaagttattttatatagtCTCACGAAATTGATAATATGTATTAGATCTATTCATGTAATtgaaaaatggaatttttttatttattttgtgttctTTTTCAATTAGTAATAATATCTTCTTTATATGTTATCTTTCTTTTTACCTCCTCCTTGTTTGAGCTTTCATAACATGGAATCAAAGCTTTGTCATATTGATCATGGATTTcatgttaagacaagatcgtctataAGATTGAATTGTCCAAACGTCtttatatgttttaaagtttaataaacaacaataaaagaaatgaacatATGACAAAGTGTTATCATTAGAAAAACAATATAGCTAAAATATAAGTGGTTTTTGAAAAAACTTTGCAAAATTTAAATACCTTGAGAAAAACTTCAACAAACACAACAATACATGAACAAACACACCACTAAATAGTTTCCTTATTTAATGCGTCAATGAGAGTCTTGTTGAATGCAACTCGTGTTATACATTGCTAAGCGATGatcaaacaaaatatcaatatatCTTGATAGATGAAAGTGTAAAAAGATTTTTGGAATCTACACTAAAATTCTTAAACGATGTTCTAAAAACTTGTGTTGAAAGATACATTGCTAAACGTGTTTTGAAcgaaacaaaaataacttaaagAAACATTTATAGGTTAGACGATACCATATGCCAAACGATCTCCTTCATCAACTGCTTGTTATCTTACTGAAGAACTTAAATGACAAAATCCTACCTTAACGAtagaaaac harbors:
- the LOC108335366 gene encoding peamaclein-like; this translates as MTKFIYVFILFLVMTFVTHIAYGGSEGSLTPKECPRKCDYRCSKTWVKKRCLTYCNLCCEKCLCVPSGTYGNKKECPCYNNWKSKNGKPKCP